In the genome of Streptomyces liliifuscus, the window CCGCGCCTCGGTCGCGCGCAGGTCCGGGTCGAAGTGGCACAGGTGCGCCGAGGCGAGGTCGATCGGCTTCGCGCAGCCCTTGAGGCGGACGCGGGGATTGCAGATCGGCTTCCACGGCATGTCGTGCTCGAACTCGCCGTCGACGAAGAAAAGGTTGGGGTCGACCATCACGCCGACCGGGTTACGGCTGCGTCCTTCCCGCGGGGCGGCCATGAACGGCGTGAGGCCGCCGAGCCGATTGGCCTCGGCGTACAGGTCCGCCTTTCCTCGGTCCCACGCGCCGGTCAGCTCCTGGCGCAGCACGACGTGCGGTTTGATGGAGACGAGGATGTCGCGGGCCAGTTCGCGATGGTCTTCCCCTCCATGCCGACCGCGGCCGTTGTGCTCGACGTTCCAGCACACGATGCGGATTTCGTTGTCGAAGGTGGGCTCTGCAAGGGACAAGAGGGCATCTCCTTGGGCGGGTTGGGGCTCAGACCGACTCGGGCTGGGGTGGTGGCGCGGTCACGCCGCGCGTGCGTCGGGTGCAGGTGCGGGCCCCACCGCAGCGGGGGCGGATAAGGATGCGATTGGCCCGTGCCGCTCACGCAAACGGCGGGCCTGTTCGGTGTACGGCGGCAGGCCCGCGTCGGCCCGGCGGGCGTCGAGCTGGGCGGGATCGGTGATCGGGTGCGGTTCGAGGAGCCCGTCGGGGCGGTACCAATGCTGGGTTCCGTACAGCTGCGCCTGCCCGCTGTTGACGAGCATCCGATCCCGCACGTGGGCCCACTGGGCAGGCGTCGCCTCGCCTTGCTGCGCCGCTTCGTGCAAGGCGGCGAGGAACCGGCTCTGAAGCTGGCGGTCCTGATCGGCGTGAACAGCAATGGCCACTGCGGCCTGGCATCCGTTCTCACCGACCTGGGACCGCCCTGGCCAGCCGTACCGGACCACGATCTCCCCTAGGAAGAGGGCGTTGTCGGCGTCTGCCTTCCGGGCCGCCGCGAACACGTCCGCAGGCGTGGCGGACCGGCGGTGGGCGGGCGTGCGCCACGACTCCCTGGCGATCTCGGCCCGCGTGGTTAGGTCGCGGCCGATGGCGGGCCAGTTGGGCGGGCTGCCGGGCGTAGTCATCGTGATGCGTCTGCCTCTCGATTGGTCCGGCTGGTCAGATGTCGGTCTCGGCGCGCACCAGCCACAGCCCGCCCGACCGAGCGGCAATCCAATGCAGCTGGGCTTCGTAGATCCGGTCGATGGGGGATACCGAAGTGCGGCTGACGGCGATGACGCCGCGGACGGGCGAGGCCGGGTCGGCGAGGAGGCGCAGCGCACGGGCGTAGCCGCGCCGCAGGGTGGGGTCGTCGCCGTCCCCGTGGCCGTCGAGCGTGTCGACGATCCGGTCGGCGACGGTGAAGGAGTGCCGGGCGGCGTGTCCCTGGGCGGCGGCGAGGTCGTCGTGCGGGTCCAGGTCTGCACGGGTGAGGGCATACAGGACCACGTGCGGCGGCCCGTCGACTTGCCGCAGTGCGGCCTGGTTGATGGCGGTCCTCTGCCGAGCGAGAGCCTGCGCTCCTGCGGGGCGCCACGGCGGCACGGGTGCGGGGCGCTGGCTGCGGGCCCGAGGGGTGAGGGTCCGGACACCGTCGGGCGGCCGCTGGCGCGGGTCGGCAGCGGCAGCGGCAGACAGGGTGGGTGCATGGGTGTTCATCGGGCGCTCACCTCCGGCAAGGGGAGTGCGTCGTCAGCAGCGGAGATCGCCACGGTGGGAGCGGGGCGCGGCTCGGCGCGCAGTCGCAGAGGCGTGATGCGTTCGCCGTCGGCGCGGCGGACAGGCGGCAGGTCCTCCCATCCAAGATCACGGAGCAGGGCCAGCAACGTCGCGCGGGTCTGGGAGTCACTTGGGATCTCCCACCAGACCCACTCCAAGCCGTGCTGTGCCGCGTGGTCGGCGAGCCACAGCGTGAGCAGTCGCGCCGCCTGGTCGTCGTGTCCCGGCACCGGCGGGACCAGGGACACCCAGATCCCGGGGCCCGAGCAGCCGTGGCTCCAGTGCGGTAGAGCCGCGCCGGGGTGCACGACGAGACATCCGGCGAGTTCGCCGTCGTCGTAGAGGCCGGTGACGGTGGCCTGCGACCGGATGAGGGCGACCAGCGGATCAGCAGGATGGTCGATGCCTTGCTCGGCGAGTCTGCGGGTGGTCTCCTGGGCGAGTGCCGCGGCCTCGGCTCTTGCCGCGCCGGTGCGGACCGGAAGCATCGCGTACGCCGGTTTGCCGACGGTGGCCATCACGCTGCTCCTGCCGTGGCCGCGGCCGCGGCGGGCACGGGCTGGCTGCGGAGGCGGGGCGGGGCAGTGTCTGTGAGGATGCCCCAGGCGCGGGCCAGGCCGACGAGGTGGACCGCGTTGTGGGCGCCCGCCTTGGCTACGACGGCGTCGATCTCCGCGCGCGCGTCGTCTGCGCGCACTCCAATCGCACCACCGATGTCGCTGTTGAGCGTGTGCTCGGCGACCGCGCGGATGACCTGCCGGTCGTGCTCGGTGAATTCCGGTGCCGGCCCGGTGGTGGAGGGCGGCGGCACTTCCCGAGCCGTGAGCAGGGCATGGGTGAGGACGGCGCGCGAGGAGTTCGGGACGTCGAGCTTGCGGCGGGCAGCGGCGAGGTGGCTGGCCACCGTGAACACGGTCAAGTTGACCTGGCGAGCTATCAGTTGGTTGGAGGCTCCGTAGACGAGTCGTGCGGCGACGCGCTGCTGGTCGTGAGTGAGGAGGGCGGGCGAGGGCGGGGTGTCGGTGGTGGTCATCGGCGGTCCTGAGACAGGGGGAGGGCGGGTGGGTTGTCGAAGGGGGCGGCGCGTACCGGGGCGAGGGCTCCCCGGCACGCGCCTGGGTGCCGTTACGGCGTGGGATGCAGTGCGACGGACAGTGCGGTGACGTCAGTGCCGATGAAGGACCGCTGCGGCTCGAGGTCGTTGACGTCGCCGGTCAGGGCGAGCTGGGGGAAGCGCTGGAACAGGGCCGGGAGGGCAACCTCGGCTTCGAGCTTGGCGAGGCGGGCGCCCAGGCAGTAGTGAATGCCGTAGCCGAAGGCCAGGTGCTGCTTGTCCTCCCGGTCGACGCGGAAGGCCTCGGGGTTCTGGTGGATGTCCGGGTCACGGCCGTGGGCGCCGAAGCCGATGATGATCGCGTCCCCCTGACGGATGACGACGCCGTCGCCCAGGTCGATGTCCGCCGTGGCGTATCGCAGCGGCATGTACATGATCGGGGGGTGTAGGCGGAGGGCTTCGTCGATGACGTCGCTCCAGCGCGCCGGCTCGGCCAGCACGGCGGCGAGCTGGTCGGGGTGGGCGAGGAGTTCGCGGACGGCGGCGTTGATGAGGGCGACGGCGGTCTCGCTGCCGGCGCCGATCATCAGGATGAGGGTGGAGATGAGCTCGGTGTGGCTGAGGCGGTCGCCGTCCTCCTCGTGGGTGGCCAGCAGCAGGCTGGTCATGTCCTCGCCCGGGTGGCTGCGCTTGGTGTCGATCAGGGCCTGCATGGCCTTGCCGAGATCACGCTTGATGGCCTCAGCCTCTTTAGGTGCGACGTCCGTGGCGAGCACGGAGTCGATCACGCGCAGCATCTCGGGCCGCTGTTCAGCGGGCACGCCGAAGAGGTCGCAGATCACCCGGGTCGGGATCGGGTAGGAGAAGTGCGCGCGCAGGTCGACGGGGCTGGTGGGGGCGAGCGTCTCCAGGTGATCGAGGAGGTCGGTGACGATCTCGTGGATGGCGGGGCGCATGGCCTCGATGCGGGCGGGCGTGAACGCGCGGTCGACCAGCCGGCGCAGGCGCTGGTGGTCGGCGCCGTCGGAGGTGAACATCGACACGACGTCCACCCACGGGTACAGCCACGGTATGGAGCCGGGGGTGTGGGAGGGCCAGGACTTGCGGGCGTCCTTGGACACGTTGTCGTGGGTAAGGAGCACCTTGGCGACGGCGCCGCGGGTGACGGCCCAGGCACTCACGGCGCCAGGCAGACGGACGCGGACAGCGGGTCCGGCGGCACGGAGCATGTCGGCTTGGGCGAACAGGGCGCGGCCGCCACTGCTGTCGAGGGTGACGGCCGCGGTAGGGGAGGTGCTGCTGGTCACGAGGTTCCTCCTGCAATAGCAGTGGCGGGGATGCGGTCGGCGGACTTGGGGCGGAAGGTGACGGGCATCGTCTGCGGGCACTGGTGGAAGGGGCCGTGCCGCAGCAGAGGTTTGGCGCTCTCATCGGTCAGCGCCATGTCCCACAGCTGGTCGAGGATCGTCTCGACGGCGGTCTGCACGATCGTGGTGGCCTGGGAGATCGCGGGGCAGCGGTGCGGCCCGGCCGACCAGGCGAGGTGCGCCTGGCTGTCGTAGCTGAGGCCGCTCGGCAGTGCGGGGTCGGTGTTCGCGGCGGCGTGGGAGATCAGGACCGGGACACCGCCCGGTACAGGAACACCGTGGAGGTAGGTGTCATATCGGGCGAAATGGACGGAGAAGTTCGCCATGGGCGCGCGCTCCCACAGCGCCTTGCTCAGGGCCCGGCGCACGGTCAGCGTGCCGGCGGCGAGGCTGCCGGCGTACTCGTCGTCCCGCAGCAGCAGGTGCAGAGTCCAGGCGGTGGCGGCAGCGGCAGGGATGAGGCCGGCGCCGGTGACGCAGAACAGCTGGTTGAGCGCCTCGTCGTCGCTGAGCGCCGCGCCATGGTTGATCATCCAGGAGGTGAGGTCCTGGCCGGGCCGCGCCCGGCGCAGCTGGATGAGTTCGAAAAGCAGTCCCGCGAAGTCCGCGGCGCCCTGGGCGGCTTCGGGGCCAGCGCTGATGAGGTCCTGGCAGGCGCGCACCATCTGGTCGGTCTTCTCGGGCGGGCAGCCAAGGAGATCGGCGAAGACGAGCATGGGCACCATGTCGGCGAAATCGGCCATCAGGTCGGCCTGACCGCGGGCGATGACCCGGGCTATCAGCGTCAGCGCGCTGCGCCGGGTGATCTCCCTGAGCCGGTGGGGGCTGATCCGGGCGATGCAGTCGTCCATGGCCCAGCGCAGGCGGGCGTGCTCGTCACCATCGGTGTAGAGGACGGAGGGCCGCCAGGCCATCATGCCGAGCACCGGACTGTCCGGGGGGACCTGCCCCTGTGCCAGGGCAGCCCACAGCCGCGAGTCCTTGGAGTAGACGGCGGTGTCGTTGAGAAGTGTGACGGCGGCCCGGTGGTTGGTGACGACCAGGGCGTGCACGCCGGGGGCGATCTCGGCCCATCCGGCCGGGCCTTGGGCGCGCAGCTGATCGTAGACGGCGCTTGGGCGGGCGGCGAATGCGGCGCCGTGCAGCATGGGGCAGCCACTGGTGGCGAGCGGGGGCGGCGTGGTCATGAGGCGGGCTCCAGGCTGGGGCGGGACAGCAGGTGAGAGATGAGCGCGATCAGCGGCCTCTTTGCCGACTCCCTGTGCCGGACGTCGCACTCGACCAGGGGCGTGGAAGGGGCGAGGTCCAGGGCGCGTCGCAGTTCGGCTTCGCCGTAGCGTGGGGAGTTGTCGAAGGTGTTGACGGCGACCACGTAGGGCAGGCCAGCTTCCTCCATGCGTCCCATGGCGTCCCAGGACTCGGTGATCCGTGCGGTGTCGACCAGGACCACGCCGCCCAGTGCGCCCTGCATCAGCTCGTCGACCATGAAGCTGAACCTGGGCTGGCCGGGGCCGCCGAACAGGTAGAGCACGATGTCGTCGGTCAGGGTGAGCCGGCCGAAGTCAAGCGCAACGGTGGTGGTGGTCTTGTCCGACAGGCCGCGCAGGGTGTCAACCGCCTCGCCAGCTTTCGTCATGCGCTCTTCGGTCGAGGCGGGACGGATCTCGGACACGGCGCCGACGAGGGTGGTCTTACCGACAGCGAACGGCCCGAGCACGACCACCTTCACGGACTGGTTGACCCCAGGCGCCAGGTAGTGGCCCTCAGAGCTTTTCAAGCGCATCGAGAATCCTCTCCAGCAGATGACGGTCGGTCTGCTGCGCGGCGGGGACAGGGCTGCGGCTGAGGAGGTGGCCACTGTCGACGAGGGAGGCGACCAAGACCTTCGTCACGGCGGCCGGCAACTGCAGATCGGCGCTCACCTCGGCCAGCGACAGCACGCCGGGCAGGCAGTGCTGCATCAGGCGGTGGGAGTGAGCGTCCAGTCCGGCCAGCGGCTTGTTCGGATCGGCGATCAACAGCGTGGCCACGTCCAGGGTGCGACGGGTGGGTACGGCCCTGCCCCCGGTGGGGGTGTAGGGCCGTACCATCCCGGCGCGCCGGCGGCCGCGGGGCGTCACGAGGTCCGGGCCCTCGCGCGCGCGGACAGCGCGGGGGCCAGGCCCTTGATGGCCTTGATCGTCTCAGCGGACGCGACCGCTACCTCGGCGTCGGTCATCTCCGCACCGACCGAGACGGCGAGCACCGAGTTGTGGCCG includes:
- a CDS encoding DUF742 domain-containing protein produces the protein MVRPYTPTGGRAVPTRRTLDVATLLIADPNKPLAGLDAHSHRLMQHCLPGVLSLAEVSADLQLPAAVTKVLVASLVDSGHLLSRSPVPAAQQTDRHLLERILDALEKL
- a CDS encoding LuxR C-terminal-related transcriptional regulator produces the protein MTTTDTPPSPALLTHDQQRVAARLVYGASNQLIARQVNLTVFTVASHLAAARRKLDVPNSSRAVLTHALLTAREVPPPSTTGPAPEFTEHDRQVIRAVAEHTLNSDIGGAIGVRADDARAEIDAVVAKAGAHNAVHLVGLARAWGILTDTAPPRLRSQPVPAAAAATAGAA
- a CDS encoding DUF6624 domain-containing protein, giving the protein MTTPGSPPNWPAIGRDLTTRAEIARESWRTPAHRRSATPADVFAAARKADADNALFLGEIVVRYGWPGRSQVGENGCQAAVAIAVHADQDRQLQSRFLAALHEAAQQGEATPAQWAHVRDRMLVNSGQAQLYGTQHWYRPDGLLEPHPITDPAQLDARRADAGLPPYTEQARRLRERHGPIASLSAPAAVGPAPAPDARAA
- a CDS encoding cytochrome P450 family protein produces the protein MLRAAGPAVRVRLPGAVSAWAVTRGAVAKVLLTHDNVSKDARKSWPSHTPGSIPWLYPWVDVVSMFTSDGADHQRLRRLVDRAFTPARIEAMRPAIHEIVTDLLDHLETLAPTSPVDLRAHFSYPIPTRVICDLFGVPAEQRPEMLRVIDSVLATDVAPKEAEAIKRDLGKAMQALIDTKRSHPGEDMTSLLLATHEEDGDRLSHTELISTLILMIGAGSETAVALINAAVRELLAHPDQLAAVLAEPARWSDVIDEALRLHPPIMYMPLRYATADIDLGDGVVIRQGDAIIIGFGAHGRDPDIHQNPEAFRVDREDKQHLAFGYGIHYCLGARLAKLEAEVALPALFQRFPQLALTGDVNDLEPQRSFIGTDVTALSVALHPTP
- a CDS encoding cytochrome P450 family protein; the protein is MTTPPPLATSGCPMLHGAAFAARPSAVYDQLRAQGPAGWAEIAPGVHALVVTNHRAAVTLLNDTAVYSKDSRLWAALAQGQVPPDSPVLGMMAWRPSVLYTDGDEHARLRWAMDDCIARISPHRLREITRRSALTLIARVIARGQADLMADFADMVPMLVFADLLGCPPEKTDQMVRACQDLISAGPEAAQGAADFAGLLFELIQLRRARPGQDLTSWMINHGAALSDDEALNQLFCVTGAGLIPAAAATAWTLHLLLRDDEYAGSLAAGTLTVRRALSKALWERAPMANFSVHFARYDTYLHGVPVPGGVPVLISHAAANTDPALPSGLSYDSQAHLAWSAGPHRCPAISQATTIVQTAVETILDQLWDMALTDESAKPLLRHGPFHQCPQTMPVTFRPKSADRIPATAIAGGTS
- a CDS encoding GTP-binding protein, giving the protein MRLKSSEGHYLAPGVNQSVKVVVLGPFAVGKTTLVGAVSEIRPASTEERMTKAGEAVDTLRGLSDKTTTTVALDFGRLTLTDDIVLYLFGGPGQPRFSFMVDELMQGALGGVVLVDTARITESWDAMGRMEEAGLPYVVAVNTFDNSPRYGEAELRRALDLAPSTPLVECDVRHRESAKRPLIALISHLLSRPSLEPAS